The window GCCCGACATCTCGGAGATCGTCGCGAATCTCGAGGACGAGCATCGGGAGACGATCGAGTCGATCGCCGACGAGATGGCCCCCTGCGAACACTGCCGGAGCCAGAAATACGAGACGTACCTGCTGTTGACGATCCTGCGGCGCGGGTTCGTCGATGGCGTCGTTCAGGATCACGACGAGTCCGGCGAACTCGAGGATCGCAACTGACGCCCCGCTGGCCGTTGCGGATCAGTCAGCCAGTGACGGGACGCGGCGACCGCTATCGGCGCATCAGTTCGGAAATCTTGTCGGCGATCCCGACGTCGCTGCCGAGTTTCAGGTAGTAGGCGTCGCCGCCGTCCTCGTAGTAGTCGTCGATCCGTCGATTGATCTCGAACCCGAGGTGTTCGTAGAACTGGAGGGCGTTCTCGTTGCTCGTCCGGGCGTGGCAGGTGATCGAATCGTGGTCGTCGGCGACGCGGGCGACCAGTCGTTTGCCGATCCCTTCGCCTCGACACTCAGGGGCGACCGCGAGAAAGAGAATGTAGCCGTCGCGGCGGACGGCGGCGAATCCGATGAGTTCCTCGTCGCGGACGTAGCAGTGGACCTTCGAGCGGCGATAGGCGTCAGTAAAGAAATCGTGGCGCTGTTTGAGGACGCCCTCCTGGCGGCTGATCTCCTCTTTGAGCCGCCAGGCCTCGTCGACGTAGTCGTCGCTCCCCGGGGCGACGACGCGGCTGTCGATGTTGACGCTCACTACCACACCCTTACATCGTCGCCAATATAATTCCTCCGGCACCGGTTCCGCGGAGTGACGGTCCCGGAGCGTCGGCTTCCATCGATTTCCGTCCATCGTCGCCTGTCGGCAACGACCCCCCGACGGCGGTCGGCATCCCATCCATGCGATCCTCGCTCGAGGCCGCGACGGTCCCGACCCCGTGACCCGCGACTGCGCGAAAGCGACGGGCATACCACCCGGGCCGACGTACTGCCGACGGATGGCCTTCGAACTGCGAGACCATACGGCGGACGTCGCCGTCGCGGCTACCGGCGGGACGCTGGAAGAAGTTTTTGCCGCCGTCGCCGACGGCCTCGCGGCCGCGTCGACGGACGAGGTACCCGAAGGGACCGGCGAGCGGTTCCGGGTGTCGGTGACGGCCGAGAGCCGCGAAGCGCTGCTGTTCGACTATCTGGACGAGTTGATTTACCGCCGGGACGTCCGTGCGGCGCTGCCGGTCGACCACCGGGTCGAGTCGATCGAGAGGGGCGGAAACGGAGAAGGAGACGGGGACGAGGACGGAGACGGAGACGGGAACAGGGACGGCGAGCACGAGTCCTGGACTCTCGAGGCGACCACTCGCGGCGTTCCTCTCTCCGAAATCGACGCCCGCGAGGTGAAGGCCGTGACCTACTCGGAGATGCGACTCGAGCGAACCGACGACGGGTGGGAGGCGTACGTCGTTTTCGACGTCTGACCCCCGCCAAGCGCCGTGACTGTCGGGCACGCGGCCTGCGCTCTGTGTCCGCGTAACGCCGGCCGTGCTTATTTGCCGGCCGTCCTCGTAGCCCGCACACGACGGTGGCTCCTGAATCCAGCACCGACGGGGACGGGTGGGTCGCGGCCGGACGCCCGGCGGCGACCGCCGTCGCGCTCGTCGTCCTCGCGATCACCGCGGTTCCCCGTGCACGCGCCCACGAGGAGTACGTCGTGGACGGGGAGCGCGAGACCGGCGTCATCGAGTTCCTGATCGAGGCGCTCACCGATCCGTTCGTCGTCGGACCGCTGCTTGCCGGTGGGGCCCTCGCCCTGGGCGCAGTCGTGGGATACCTGCTCGTCCAGCCCGTCCAGCGGGACATCGCGGCCTTTCGGCACGCGATGGGGGAGTACAACGGATTCGTCCCCTGGCTGTTGCGGATCTCCTTTGGCATCCCGTTTATCGGGGCCGGGTTCAGCGGCTACTTCATCAGCCCTGCCGTAGACGTCGAGTTGCGGCTCCTTCAGGTCGCGCTCGGGTTCTTCCTGCTTTTCGGGCTCGCGACCCGGGTCGTCGCCCTCGTCGCGCTCGCCACCTACCTCGTCGGCGTCGCCGTTCGGCCCGAGTTACTGTTGCAACTCGAGTACGCCGGCGGACTCGCCGCCATCGCACTGATCGGGAGCGGCCGCCCCAGCGGCGACCACGTCCTCCAGCGGGTCGCGGGCTCGCCGGGGACCGTCTACCGCCGGTTCGACCCGGTCCACGACGTCTCCAGGCGCTTTCAGGAGTGGGTGGCGGACTACGAACGGTTCCTGCCGACGGTCGTCCGGGCGGGTCTGGGGGTGTCGTTCATCTACCTCGGCCTGACCCAGAAGCTCCTCCGTCCGGGGCTCGCGCTCGCGGTGGTCGATCGCTATGACCTCACTACGGCCCTCCCCGTCGCGCCGGAACTGTGGGTACTCGGGGCCGGACTGGCCGAGATGGCGCTCGGCCTCGCGCTGCTCGCCGGGTTCTTCACCCGTGCGACGGCCGCGACCGCCATCGCGATGTTCAGCCTCACGCTGTTCGCGCTCCCCGACGATCCGGTCCTCGCACACGTCGGGCTGTTCGGGATGGCCTCGACCCTGCTGATCACCGGCGCCGGCCCGTACGCCCTCGACGGGCGACTCGAGCGCGTCACGACCGACGAAGAACGACTGTCCGAAGCAGCGGCGGAGATCGGTTCGGACTGAGCCCGACCGGCCGACCGGGTGATCAGTCCACCCCCTCGACCGTCGTCGAGTACGTCTCGCCGAAGACGTGGTGTTCCGTCGCCGAGACGCGGCGGACCCCCTCGTTCACGGTCGCTTCGAGACGGTACCCGGCCTCGACGAGGTCGTCCGAACAACCCGTCCGGACCCCCGAATCGTCGGCCGCGACGACGAGCAGATCCAGCCGTTCCTGGGAGTACTCGTACTCGGTGTAAGCCAGGTCGACGGTTCCACACTCGCTCGAGCCGAATTCGATCGTTCCCCGGACGGCGACGGTGTTGCCGTCGACGGTCACCTCGGGCGGTTCGTGGGCAGCGAGTTCGGCGTCGGTCCGCTCGAACTCGGTGTCGACGCTCGAGCCGACGACGGGAAGGTCGGATCCGGAGAGACAGCCCGCGGTCCCGACAGCTCCGAGCGCGGCGGTGCCGGCGAGGAAACGTCTGCGGTACACGCGCTTTTCGGGGTGCATAGCCCACGATACTCGAGACCTTTTCTAACGTCTACCGGTAGCACAACCACAACCTCCGGTTTCACTGTCTTCGGATCCCGTTTCCCGGTCTCCGTTCCTCGACTGAAGAGACGAACATCTTT of the Halobiforma lacisalsi AJ5 genome contains:
- a CDS encoding GNAT family N-acetyltransferase produces the protein MSVNIDSRVVAPGSDDYVDEAWRLKEEISRQEGVLKQRHDFFTDAYRRSKVHCYVRDEELIGFAAVRRDGYILFLAVAPECRGEGIGKRLVARVADDHDSITCHARTSNENALQFYEHLGFEINRRIDDYYEDGGDAYYLKLGSDVGIADKISELMRR
- a CDS encoding DoxX family protein; translation: MAPESSTDGDGWVAAGRPAATAVALVVLAITAVPRARAHEEYVVDGERETGVIEFLIEALTDPFVVGPLLAGGALALGAVVGYLLVQPVQRDIAAFRHAMGEYNGFVPWLLRISFGIPFIGAGFSGYFISPAVDVELRLLQVALGFFLLFGLATRVVALVALATYLVGVAVRPELLLQLEYAGGLAAIALIGSGRPSGDHVLQRVAGSPGTVYRRFDPVHDVSRRFQEWVADYERFLPTVVRAGLGVSFIYLGLTQKLLRPGLALAVVDRYDLTTALPVAPELWVLGAGLAEMALGLALLAGFFTRATAATAIAMFSLTLFALPDDPVLAHVGLFGMASTLLITGAGPYALDGRLERVTTDEERLSEAAAEIGSD
- a CDS encoding archease, encoding MAFELRDHTADVAVAATGGTLEEVFAAVADGLAAASTDEVPEGTGERFRVSVTAESREALLFDYLDELIYRRDVRAALPVDHRVESIERGGNGEGDGDEDGDGDGNRDGEHESWTLEATTRGVPLSEIDAREVKAVTYSEMRLERTDDGWEAYVVFDV